From the Hymenobacter yonginensis genome, one window contains:
- a CDS encoding glycosyltransferase family 4 protein, whose translation MHIAVNTRFLLPGGQLEGIGRFTFETLKQLVAAHPEHTFHLLFDRAFDARYLTGPNVVPHVLLPSARHPFLWVAWFEGAVALWLRRHRPAVFLSPDGYTTLATRVPRVTVFHDLAFEHFPEHMSGLEHRYYQFFAPRFARASAQLVAVSEATRQDLVRTYGVAPGKTRVAGNAADAHFQPQPPAVQTATRERYAAGKPYFLFVGALHPRKNLTNLLRAFDAFKQRTGAATKLLIVGRTAWKAGPMFDVYQQLQFRHDVHLTGRVTEEELVQLYAAAHATVYVPLLEGFGIPIIEAQACASPVLTSDCSSMPEVAGGAALLADPHDAGAITNALVRLHQEPALRASLIEKGLQNVQRYSWQHSAEVLWEAVLAAVKE comes from the coding sequence TTGCACATCGCCGTAAACACCCGCTTTCTGTTGCCCGGCGGCCAGCTGGAGGGCATTGGGCGCTTCACGTTCGAGACGTTGAAGCAGCTGGTGGCGGCGCACCCGGAGCACACGTTTCACCTGCTGTTTGACCGCGCCTTTGATGCGCGGTACCTGACGGGCCCCAACGTGGTGCCGCACGTGCTGCTGCCGTCGGCGCGGCACCCGTTTCTGTGGGTGGCGTGGTTTGAGGGGGCCGTGGCGCTGTGGCTGCGGCGGCACCGGCCGGCCGTGTTCCTCAGCCCCGACGGCTACACCACCCTGGCTACCCGCGTACCCCGCGTGACGGTGTTCCATGATCTGGCCTTCGAGCATTTTCCCGAGCACATGAGCGGGCTGGAGCATCGGTACTATCAGTTTTTCGCGCCCCGCTTTGCCCGGGCTTCGGCGCAGCTGGTAGCAGTGTCGGAGGCGACGCGGCAGGATCTGGTGCGCACGTATGGTGTGGCGCCCGGCAAAACCCGGGTGGCCGGCAACGCGGCCGATGCGCACTTCCAGCCCCAGCCACCGGCCGTGCAGACCGCTACGCGGGAGCGGTACGCGGCTGGCAAACCCTACTTCCTGTTTGTGGGCGCCCTGCACCCGCGCAAAAACCTGACGAATCTGCTGCGCGCCTTCGACGCGTTCAAGCAGCGCACCGGCGCCGCCACCAAGCTGCTCATCGTGGGCCGCACGGCCTGGAAAGCGGGCCCCATGTTCGACGTGTACCAGCAGCTGCAGTTTCGCCACGACGTGCACCTGACCGGCCGCGTGACCGAAGAAGAGCTGGTGCAACTCTACGCCGCCGCCCACGCCACCGTCTACGTGCCCCTGCTCGAAGGCTTCGGCATTCCCATCATCGAGGCCCAGGCCTGCGCCTCGCCAGTTCTGACCTCCGACTGCAGCTCCATGCCCGAAGTAGCCGGCGGCGCGGCCCTGCTCGCCGATCCGCACGATGCTGGCGCCATCACCAACGCGCTGGTGCGCCTGCATCAGGAGCCCGCGCTACGTGCCTCGCTAATAGAAAAAGGCCTGCAGAACGTGCAGCGCTACTCCTGGCAGCACAGCGCCGAAGTGCTGTGGGAGGCGGTACTGGCGGCGGTGAAAGAATGA
- a CDS encoding oligosaccharide flippase family protein, which produces MVLLNLLVKPGWVMVESLVQDRLGHAAFGTFTALFTLATILAQVSDLGTTQLTTKRVAANPDFLTEYFPTLLPLKGWLSGLFLLVTLGIGWLLGYRGHTLTLLGLTAGGLLLAQYTLFLRGVLQAHQRFNTDALLSVLEKLLLLGLVLLLVPIGISLDRYVGARTLAVGFTFVVLYGVIARLYGRVRFRLQVGQARTVLKASLPLAFITLVYGLNERIDMLMLERLVSAQEASYYAASYRWLDTMMMYLWTVLPLFFAKFAHATGRPEEQKDLLWFGQRVVTVPMLLICGFVLFRGEILFWQFTHSTPPEVARMALCLKILFVSVLVHAFFAIYSTLLTSTNHERPVSWLVGLSIVLNVGLNLVLLPRLGAVAGAINTLVCAVFVSVGYLWLVHRRTGVPVPWAWLARLALAFGLLCAVWAGLQMGLQLHWLLESVLAGLSFVAILFLTRIVRVAELRQLLGR; this is translated from the coding sequence GTGGTGCTGCTCAACCTGCTGGTGAAGCCGGGCTGGGTGATGGTGGAAAGCCTGGTGCAGGACCGACTGGGCCACGCGGCGTTCGGCACGTTCACGGCGTTGTTCACGCTGGCCACCATCCTGGCGCAGGTATCCGACCTGGGTACCACCCAGCTCACCACCAAGCGCGTCGCCGCCAACCCCGACTTCCTCACCGAGTACTTCCCGACGCTGCTGCCCCTGAAGGGCTGGCTGTCGGGGCTGTTTCTGTTGGTTACGCTGGGTATCGGGTGGCTGCTGGGCTACCGCGGCCATACGCTCACGCTGCTCGGCCTCACGGCGGGCGGTCTGCTGTTGGCGCAGTACACGCTGTTTCTGCGGGGCGTGCTGCAGGCCCATCAGCGCTTCAACACCGATGCACTACTGTCGGTGCTGGAAAAGCTGCTGCTGCTGGGGCTGGTGCTGCTGCTGGTGCCCATCGGCATTTCCCTGGACCGCTACGTGGGCGCCCGCACGCTGGCCGTGGGCTTCACGTTTGTGGTGCTCTACGGCGTCATTGCGCGGCTCTACGGGCGGGTGCGGTTCCGGCTGCAGGTGGGCCAGGCCCGCACCGTGCTCAAAGCCAGTCTGCCGCTGGCCTTCATTACGCTGGTATATGGGCTGAATGAGCGGATTGACATGCTGATGCTGGAACGGCTGGTGTCGGCGCAGGAGGCCAGCTACTACGCCGCCTCCTACCGCTGGCTGGACACCATGATGATGTACCTCTGGACGGTGCTGCCGCTGTTCTTCGCCAAGTTCGCCCACGCCACCGGCCGGCCCGAGGAGCAGAAGGACCTGCTCTGGTTCGGGCAGCGCGTGGTCACGGTGCCCATGCTGCTGATCTGCGGCTTTGTGCTATTTCGGGGCGAAATCCTGTTCTGGCAGTTCACGCACAGCACGCCGCCGGAAGTGGCCCGCATGGCGCTCTGCCTCAAGATTCTGTTCGTGAGTGTGCTGGTGCACGCCTTCTTCGCCATCTACAGCACTCTGCTCACCAGCACCAACCACGAGCGGCCGGTGAGCTGGCTGGTGGGCCTGAGCATCGTCCTGAACGTGGGCCTGAACCTGGTGCTGCTACCGCGCCTGGGGGCGGTGGCTGGCGCCATCAACACGCTGGTGTGCGCCGTATTTGTGTCGGTGGGCTACCTGTGGCTGGTGCATCGGCGCACGGGCGTGCCGGTGCCGTGGGCGTGGCTGGCGCGGCTGGCGCTGGCCTTCGGGCTGCTGTGCGCCGTGTGGGCGGGCCTGCAAATGGGCCTGCAGCTGCACTGGCTGTTAGAGTCGGTGCTGGCCGGCCTGAGCTTCGTGGCCATCCTGTTCCTGACCCGCATCGTGCGCGTAGCCGAGCTGCGGCAGTTGCTGGGGAGGTGA